One genomic segment of [Phormidium] sp. ETS-05 includes these proteins:
- a CDS encoding shikimate dehydrogenase codes for MKEITGKTKILGIIGDPVEHSLSPVMHNAAIAHLNLDYIYVPFPVKPGDLPTALAGFEAVGVVGFNATIPHKQAIIPLLTEVSPLARSVGAVNTVWRTPTGWAGTNTDVEGFLAPLLSIPCQWHQIKAVVLGTGGAARAVVAGCAQLGCQEIIILGRNQEKVAAFVASWDLSPLPVTITPHNWEELPQILPQAGLLVNCTPVGMYPHIDETPVSADLIQLLPPGAIVYDLIYTPCPTQFLHLAQDVGATTIDGLEMLVCQGAAGLKTWLHRETVPVTVMRDALIQHLMR; via the coding sequence ATGAAAGAAATTACGGGCAAGACGAAAATCCTCGGCATAATTGGGGACCCGGTAGAGCATTCCCTATCCCCAGTCATGCACAATGCGGCCATTGCCCACCTAAATTTAGATTACATCTATGTGCCATTCCCGGTAAAACCCGGAGACTTGCCAACTGCCCTGGCTGGTTTTGAAGCCGTGGGCGTCGTCGGTTTTAACGCCACCATCCCCCACAAACAAGCCATCATCCCCCTACTCACAGAAGTATCCCCCCTGGCTCGATCGGTTGGCGCGGTGAACACCGTTTGGCGCACCCCCACAGGTTGGGCGGGGACCAACACCGACGTAGAAGGGTTTCTCGCCCCCCTACTCAGTATCCCCTGCCAGTGGCATCAAATCAAAGCCGTAGTTTTAGGCACTGGTGGCGCCGCTCGCGCTGTGGTGGCGGGTTGCGCCCAACTCGGTTGCCAAGAAATCATTATTTTGGGGCGCAACCAGGAAAAAGTAGCCGCTTTTGTCGCCAGTTGGGACCTTTCACCCCTCCCGGTCACCATAACCCCCCATAACTGGGAGGAATTACCCCAAATTCTGCCCCAAGCAGGTTTGCTGGTGAACTGCACTCCCGTGGGGATGTACCCCCACATTGACGAAACCCCGGTGAGCGCCGATTTAATCCAGCTCCTACCCCCAGGGGCGATCGTCTATGATTTAATCTACACCCCCTGTCCCACCCAATTTCTCCACCTCGCTCAAGATGTGGGCGCCACCACTATTGATGGCTTAGAAATGCTCGTTTGTCAGGGAGCCGCTGGGCTGAAAACATGGCTGCACAGAGAAACCGTACCCGTCACCGTGATGCGCGATGCCCTGATCCAACACCTGATGCGGTAA
- a CDS encoding tetratricopeptide repeat protein: MPNTTLMQRFLKSIGIVTAITLGWAAVLVVDARAIEAEKGGQPASKQLAQSSPQATPTPTAPPVGICAPSPDGNSVEVKVEDPENFQSWLSQGDYFLRVKRYQEALMAYQGAIGLNGGEAQGWLGCAMVLQETQQYDRALTALDQVLSITPTSSLGWFQKGMVFKSSDRNDEALAAFDRALQGNGDWGNSTGPADAWVNRGSVLWRLEKPSEAIAAFEKAIELNPEYALAWYNRATALLQEGNYAEAVASYDRAIASQGQWGSLTGPANAWYNRGVALEQLERYAEAIDSYDEALKIIPNHTKARLRLVALRERLATNPQP; this comes from the coding sequence TTGCCAAATACTACACTGATGCAGCGCTTCTTAAAATCAATTGGTATTGTTACCGCCATTACTCTCGGTTGGGCGGCGGTTTTGGTGGTTGATGCCCGCGCCATCGAGGCGGAGAAAGGTGGGCAACCGGCTTCTAAGCAACTGGCCCAAAGTTCACCACAGGCAACCCCCACCCCCACTGCTCCGCCTGTAGGAATTTGTGCCCCTTCCCCAGATGGCAATTCCGTGGAAGTGAAAGTGGAAGACCCAGAGAATTTCCAGTCTTGGCTGAGTCAAGGTGATTATTTCCTGCGGGTTAAACGCTATCAGGAAGCGCTGATGGCTTATCAGGGGGCGATCGGCCTCAATGGTGGTGAGGCGCAAGGCTGGCTGGGCTGCGCGATGGTGTTACAGGAGACGCAACAGTACGATCGGGCATTGACGGCTTTAGACCAAGTTTTGAGTATTACCCCAACATCTTCCCTAGGGTGGTTTCAAAAGGGAATGGTGTTCAAGTCGTCCGATCGCAATGACGAAGCTCTGGCGGCGTTCGATCGGGCTCTCCAGGGCAATGGAGATTGGGGCAATAGCACTGGACCGGCTGATGCTTGGGTGAACCGGGGTTCGGTGTTGTGGCGGTTGGAAAAGCCTTCGGAAGCGATCGCCGCTTTCGAGAAGGCGATCGAACTTAATCCCGAATACGCCCTAGCTTGGTATAACCGCGCCACGGCTCTGCTTCAGGAGGGCAACTACGCCGAGGCGGTGGCATCATACGATCGGGCGATCGCCAGTCAGGGACAGTGGGGCTCCCTCACCGGTCCGGCCAATGCCTGGTATAACCGGGGTGTCGCCCTAGAGCAACTGGAACGTTACGCCGAGGCGATCGATTCTTACGATGAAGCCCTGAAAATCATCCCCAACCACACCAAAGCTCGCCTGCGTCTCGTGGCTTTACGGGAACGCTTAGCCACAAACCCACAACCCTAG
- the crtH gene encoding carotenoid isomerase, producing the protein MALSYDVIVIGSGIGGLVTATQLAAKGSHVLVLESYIIPGGSAGYFESGGYRFDVGASMIFGFGDQGTTNLLTRALAAVNVTLETIPDPVQIHYHLPGDLEVQVHRDYDKFLQELTARFPHEAEGIAKFYGECWQVFNCLNAMELLSLEELGYLMRVFFQHPLACLGLVKYLPQNAGDIARKYIKDPALLKFIDIECYCWSVVPADMTPAINAGMVFSDRHYGGINYPKGGVGQIAQKLVEGLEKAGSEIKYKSKVSKIIIENNRAVGVQLTNGEIYRAKRIVSNATRWDTFDKLLGDVPLPAKEQRWRQNYRKSPSFLSLHLGVAAAVIPPDSACHHIILEDWQQMEDPEGTLFVSIPTLLDPDLAPSGFHIVHAFTPHWVEDWGGLPGKEYEERKEAAAGRIIQRLEKIFPGLDAQLDFMAVGTPRSHRRFLNRVDGSYGPIPQRRLWGLLPMPFNRTSIHGLYCVGDSTFPGQGLNAVAFSGFACAHRIAVDLGL; encoded by the coding sequence ATGGCCCTTTCATACGATGTTATCGTCATCGGCTCCGGCATCGGCGGTCTCGTCACTGCCACCCAACTAGCCGCCAAAGGATCCCACGTCCTCGTTTTAGAAAGCTACATCATCCCCGGAGGCAGTGCCGGATACTTCGAGTCCGGCGGCTACCGCTTCGATGTGGGCGCCTCCATGATATTTGGCTTTGGCGACCAAGGCACCACCAACCTCCTCACCCGCGCCCTCGCCGCTGTCAACGTCACCCTAGAAACCATTCCCGACCCAGTGCAGATTCACTATCACTTACCAGGGGACCTAGAGGTACAAGTCCATCGGGATTATGATAAATTTTTGCAAGAACTAACGGCAAGATTTCCTCACGAGGCGGAAGGCATCGCCAAATTCTACGGCGAATGCTGGCAAGTATTTAACTGCCTGAATGCGATGGAACTGCTCTCCCTAGAAGAGTTGGGCTACCTGATGCGGGTATTTTTCCAGCATCCTTTGGCCTGCCTAGGACTGGTAAAATACTTGCCCCAAAACGCCGGAGATATTGCCCGCAAGTATATTAAAGACCCAGCCTTATTGAAATTTATTGACATTGAATGTTACTGCTGGTCAGTAGTACCCGCCGATATGACCCCCGCCATCAACGCGGGGATGGTATTTAGCGATCGCCACTACGGCGGTATCAACTACCCCAAAGGCGGCGTCGGTCAAATCGCCCAAAAACTGGTAGAAGGACTAGAAAAAGCAGGCAGCGAGATTAAATATAAATCCAAAGTCAGCAAAATCATCATAGAAAACAACCGCGCCGTAGGGGTACAGCTTACCAACGGCGAAATCTACCGCGCCAAACGCATCGTGTCCAACGCCACCCGCTGGGATACCTTCGATAAACTCCTCGGTGACGTGCCTCTACCCGCCAAAGAACAACGGTGGCGCCAGAACTACCGCAAATCCCCCAGTTTCCTCAGCCTCCACCTAGGGGTTGCCGCCGCAGTTATCCCCCCAGATAGCGCCTGTCACCATATCATCCTAGAAGACTGGCAGCAAATGGAAGACCCAGAAGGCACCCTGTTCGTCTCCATTCCCACCCTCCTGGACCCGGACTTAGCACCTAGTGGCTTCCATATAGTCCACGCCTTCACTCCTCACTGGGTGGAAGACTGGGGGGGACTGCCTGGGAAGGAATATGAAGAGCGCAAAGAAGCCGCAGCGGGCCGCATCATCCAACGCCTAGAAAAGATATTCCCCGGTTTAGATGCCCAGTTAGATTTCATGGCAGTAGGCACCCCCAGGTCCCACCGCCGATTTTTAAACCGGGTGGATGGCAGCTATGGACCGATTCCCCAGCGGCGGCTCTGGGGTCTGTTGCCTATGCCTTTTAACCGCACATCCATCCACGGTTTGTATTGCGTCGGCGATAGTACATTCCCCGGACAGGGGTTAAACGCCGTGGCCTTTTCCGGCTTCGCCTGTGCCCATAGAATTGCTGTAGATTTGGGGCTGTAG
- a CDS encoding response regulator — MLAETSQNQELLTPSKNLDIVLIVDDNPTNIKVLFEFLKGSGYKVLVAKNGEDALDKAKQALPHIILLDIMMPGIDGFETCRRLKLSPDLQDIPVIFMTALSDTVNKVKGLSLGAVDYITKPFQQEEVLARLQLHLKLSKLTKMLAYQNEILEQKVAERTAQLSQSLESLQQAQVQLVQSEKMSTLGQLSAGIAHEINNPISFLYGNLDFLKSSINHLIEHLQLYQEALPAPGEKIQQHAQEIELEYLLEDAPQMLESMKEGTERLRQISQSMRTLSRSDTANKVTFNVHEGIDSTLMILKHRLKATPERPEIQVIKNYGDVPVIQCYPGQLNQVFMNLLANAIDALEETTKQRPSQQIPSQPSQITIATAVAPDGDTIAISFKDNGMGIPEAVQAKLFEHLFTTKPPGQGTGLGLSISRQIIVEKHGGNLHCISAPGQGAEFRIELPIK; from the coding sequence ATGCTAGCTGAAACAAGCCAGAACCAAGAGCTATTAACGCCATCCAAAAACCTGGATATTGTCTTAATCGTCGATGACAATCCCACCAACATCAAAGTGCTATTTGAGTTTTTAAAAGGCTCCGGCTACAAAGTCTTAGTGGCCAAAAACGGCGAAGATGCCTTGGATAAAGCCAAACAAGCATTACCCCACATTATTTTACTAGATATTATGATGCCCGGTATTGATGGCTTTGAAACCTGTAGGCGACTGAAACTCAGCCCCGACCTCCAAGACATCCCCGTAATTTTTATGACCGCCCTCTCCGATACCGTCAATAAAGTTAAAGGTCTGAGTTTAGGAGCAGTAGATTACATCACCAAGCCATTTCAGCAAGAAGAAGTATTAGCGCGGTTGCAACTGCATTTGAAATTAAGCAAACTCACCAAAATGCTCGCTTACCAAAACGAAATTTTAGAGCAAAAAGTCGCCGAAAGAACTGCCCAGTTGTCCCAATCCCTAGAATCATTACAACAAGCACAAGTCCAGCTCGTCCAAAGCGAGAAAATGTCCACATTAGGGCAGCTTTCAGCCGGTATTGCTCACGAAATCAATAACCCGATCAGCTTTTTATACGGAAATTTAGACTTTTTAAAATCTAGCATCAACCACCTAATCGAGCATTTGCAATTATACCAAGAAGCCCTACCCGCACCAGGGGAAAAAATTCAGCAACACGCCCAAGAGATAGAATTAGAATATCTGCTCGAAGACGCACCCCAAATGCTCGAATCGATGAAAGAGGGAACCGAGCGACTGCGCCAGATTAGCCAATCCATGCGCACCCTATCCCGCTCCGATACCGCCAATAAGGTTACTTTCAACGTCCATGAAGGGATTGATAGCACCTTGATGATTCTCAAACACCGCCTCAAAGCCACCCCAGAGCGGCCCGAAATTCAAGTAATTAAAAACTATGGCGATGTGCCAGTAATTCAATGCTATCCCGGTCAGCTCAATCAAGTGTTTATGAATCTCCTGGCTAATGCCATTGACGCTCTCGAAGAAACCACCAAACAAAGACCATCCCAGCAAATCCCATCCCAACCATCTCAAATCACTATTGCCACTGCTGTGGCTCCAGACGGTGACACGATCGCCATTTCCTTCAAAGACAATGGTATGGGCATCCCCGAAGCGGTGCAAGCTAAGCTATTTGAACATTTATTCACCACCAAGCCCCCTGGACAAGGCACCGGTTTAGGGTTATCTATCTCTCGTCAAATTATAGTCGAAAAACATGGCGGCAACTTACACTGCATTTCCGCTCCCGGGCAAGGTGCAGAATTCCGCATCGAGTTGCCCATTAAATAA
- a CDS encoding hybrid sensor histidine kinase/response regulator — MNTTSQENNAPLILVVDDDRTTRMMLRRAMESEGYRVAQASNGLECLESCRHLMPNMVLLDAKMPVMDGFECCSQLQNLPGGKSTPVLMITGLEDEESVERAFSAGARDYITKPIHWAVLRYRVRRLLQEQQAEIEMRKALGRERELNDLRARIVTMVSHEYRTPLTTILSSAELLEHYGEKWSAEKRHQHLKRIQGAAKHMTHLVSDVVSISQFEAGELQFQPAQVNLKALCLEVVADLAPKGDGIVEGGNQNRIQVRFQGELEAVILDGNLLRQILGSVLENAVKYSGSDREVSLDVRCQDWPEISNAEGMDLGEAGGLAEHKLVIFRVEDRGIGIDPQELLEIFNPFYRGHNIGNIPGTGLGLAIAKKCAELHGGKIAVASTVGVGTAVTVTLPVKIPR; from the coding sequence ATGAACACCACTTCCCAAGAGAATAATGCTCCCCTCATCCTCGTGGTGGATGATGACCGTACAACCAGGATGATGCTACGTCGTGCGATGGAATCAGAAGGATATCGGGTTGCACAGGCTAGTAATGGGCTCGAATGTTTGGAGTCATGCAGGCATTTGATGCCAAATATGGTGCTACTCGATGCCAAAATGCCGGTGATGGATGGTTTTGAGTGCTGCAGCCAATTGCAAAACCTGCCCGGGGGCAAATCCACGCCAGTGCTGATGATTACGGGATTGGAAGATGAAGAATCCGTGGAGCGTGCCTTCAGTGCTGGCGCTCGGGATTACATCACCAAGCCGATTCACTGGGCGGTCCTGCGTTATCGGGTGCGGCGGTTGCTTCAGGAACAGCAAGCGGAAATAGAAATGCGCAAAGCTCTGGGCCGAGAACGGGAACTTAATGATTTGCGGGCCCGGATTGTCACGATGGTGTCTCACGAGTACCGCACGCCCCTGACGACGATTTTATCTTCGGCGGAATTGTTGGAACATTATGGAGAGAAATGGTCAGCCGAAAAGCGTCACCAGCACTTGAAGCGGATTCAAGGAGCTGCTAAACATATGACTCACTTGGTGAGCGATGTGGTGTCGATTTCTCAATTTGAGGCGGGAGAATTGCAATTTCAACCCGCCCAAGTCAATTTAAAGGCATTGTGTCTGGAAGTGGTGGCGGATTTGGCACCGAAAGGTGATGGCATCGTTGAAGGAGGAAATCAGAACCGAATTCAAGTGCGGTTTCAAGGGGAATTGGAGGCGGTTATACTGGATGGCAATCTGCTCCGGCAAATTCTGGGGAGTGTTTTGGAAAATGCTGTGAAATATTCTGGCTCCGATCGTGAGGTTTCTCTGGATGTGAGGTGTCAGGACTGGCCCGAAATATCAAATGCGGAGGGGATGGATCTGGGGGAAGCTGGGGGTTTGGCGGAGCATAAACTGGTAATTTTTCGGGTGGAAGACCGGGGTATTGGCATTGACCCGCAAGAGCTTTTGGAAATTTTCAATCCGTTTTATCGGGGTCATAATATTGGCAATATTCCGGGGACGGGATTGGGGTTGGCGATCGCGAAAAAGTGCGCCGAATTACACGGCGGGAAAATTGCCGTGGCCAGTACCGTGGGGGTGGGCACGGCTGTGACTGTGACTCTCCCGGTGAAAATCCCCCGTTGA
- a CDS encoding response regulator transcription factor: protein MANAKILVVDDEPAIRNLIHRFLLKQNYQMESAEDGKTALQAFERFKPDLVILDVNLPDTTGYQLCQQMQTRTDVFVLMLTSRSDEADKIKGFSLGADDYITKPFSLVELGARVGALLKRQRMVHTTDQNSLCFGSLTIDPVRREVTLDQDLVPLTALEFDLLYFLASHPNRVWRRSELLQEVWNYDYVGDQRVVDVHIGQIRRKIEGNATQPTRIQTVRGVGYKFEPNPPSDTVS from the coding sequence ATGGCCAACGCCAAGATACTTGTAGTTGATGACGAACCAGCCATCCGCAATCTCATCCATCGGTTTCTGCTCAAGCAAAACTATCAGATGGAGTCCGCAGAAGATGGCAAGACTGCTTTACAGGCGTTTGAGCGCTTCAAACCGGACTTGGTGATTTTGGATGTCAATTTGCCAGACACTACCGGTTATCAGCTCTGTCAGCAAATGCAAACCCGCACTGACGTGTTCGTGCTGATGCTCACCAGTCGCTCCGACGAAGCCGATAAAATTAAAGGGTTTTCCCTCGGTGCCGATGACTATATCACCAAACCTTTCAGTCTCGTAGAACTCGGCGCTAGAGTCGGTGCCCTTTTAAAGCGGCAGCGGATGGTTCACACTACGGACCAAAACTCTCTGTGTTTTGGCAGCCTCACCATCGATCCGGTGCGGCGTGAGGTGACATTAGACCAGGATTTGGTGCCGTTGACTGCCCTGGAATTTGATTTACTCTATTTTCTCGCCAGCCACCCCAATCGAGTTTGGCGCCGATCGGAGTTGTTACAGGAAGTCTGGAACTACGACTATGTAGGCGACCAGCGGGTGGTGGATGTCCATATCGGCCAAATTCGCCGCAAAATCGAAGGCAATGCTACCCAGCCTACCCGGATTCAAACGGTCCGAGGGGTAGGCTACAAGTTTGAACCCAACCCCCCATCGGATACAGTTAGCTAA
- a CDS encoding BLUF domain-containing protein has protein sequence MKRLTYISKFSRHLSPQEIENIGAVSSEKNRLNHITGVLLCLGEIFFQILEGEELKIDAVYEKILRDDRHRDILCLKLETDITERLFPEWSMRTINLDENTDMLVKPIKTLLHNVTESHRILEKYTQPTIFKIIKNGVNPLEVRPRQVEKIIMFGDIISFSTIADKLPVEQVVFLVNHYLTICTNIISDRGGEVTKFIGDSVMAYFDGDQADDAIQASLDILTEIQNLRQTSLDGSILKLLHTGIGLAKGMVIEGNIGSLVKKDYTILGDAVNLASRLEGATRSLPYALIFSAAVKNSAHDQWEFVYLGSRVTKGKSEPVQIYSIDCDATRHPSGSEPVNDYLNRAIQKLNPIYLYE, from the coding sequence ATGAAACGGCTCACTTACATCAGCAAATTTTCCCGCCACCTTTCCCCCCAGGAGATTGAAAATATTGGGGCGGTGTCTAGTGAAAAGAATCGGCTTAATCATATAACTGGGGTTCTCTTATGTTTGGGGGAAATATTTTTTCAAATTCTCGAAGGGGAAGAGCTGAAAATTGATGCGGTATATGAGAAAATTTTGCGGGACGATCGGCACAGAGATATCCTCTGCTTGAAATTAGAGACTGACATCACCGAGCGGTTGTTTCCCGAATGGTCCATGCGCACCATCAATCTCGATGAAAATACGGATATGCTGGTGAAGCCCATCAAAACTTTACTGCACAATGTGACGGAATCGCACCGTATTTTAGAGAAATACACCCAACCCACTATTTTTAAAATTATCAAAAATGGGGTGAATCCTCTGGAAGTGCGCCCGCGCCAAGTGGAAAAAATCATCATGTTTGGTGATATCATTTCTTTTTCCACCATTGCGGACAAACTCCCCGTAGAACAAGTGGTGTTTCTGGTCAACCATTATTTGACTATTTGCACCAATATCATCAGCGATCGGGGTGGCGAAGTCACTAAATTTATCGGTGATTCCGTGATGGCTTACTTTGATGGCGACCAAGCGGATGATGCGATTCAAGCCAGTTTAGACATTTTAACAGAAATTCAGAATTTGCGGCAGACATCTCTGGATGGGAGTATTCTCAAACTCCTCCATACGGGAATTGGTTTAGCTAAAGGTATGGTAATTGAAGGGAATATCGGTTCTTTAGTCAAAAAAGATTATACAATTTTAGGTGATGCAGTTAATTTAGCTTCCCGGTTAGAAGGAGCCACGCGCAGTTTACCCTATGCCCTGATTTTTTCGGCAGCAGTGAAAAACAGCGCCCACGATCAATGGGAGTTCGTTTATCTCGGAAGTCGTGTCACCAAAGGCAAAAGTGAACCAGTCCAAATTTACTCGATCGACTGTGATGCTACTCGCCATCCCAGTGGCAGTGAGCCTGTGAATGATTATCTCAATCGGGCAATTCAAAAATTAAATCCTATTTATTTATATGAATAA
- a CDS encoding DUF2811 domain-containing protein, with protein sequence MRPYISILAEIPEELHESLKSYLETHPDWDQDRVLSAALSLFLLQNDHRNTPEGSRCYHSAARVYLETLFQHRV encoded by the coding sequence ATGAGACCATATATCAGCATCCTGGCAGAAATTCCCGAAGAACTGCACGAATCCCTCAAAAGCTATTTAGAAACACATCCCGACTGGGACCAAGACCGAGTGCTGTCAGCGGCTCTATCCCTGTTTTTGCTCCAAAATGACCATAGGAACACGCCAGAAGGGTCGCGCTGTTACCACAGCGCCGCTAGAGTTTACCTAGAGACCCTGTTTCAACACCGAGTTTAG
- the upp gene encoding uracil phosphoribosyltransferase — protein MTLQLRVYVPPHPLIKHWLAVARDAATPVALFRTAMTELGRWLTYEATREWLPTVDVMVETPLAPCPGTMVNPEVPVVVVPILRAGLALLDGAQGVLPLASVYHIGMVRDEETLEAKCYLNKFPDRFAPETRVVVTEPMLATGGTIMATMAELTGRGIEPELVRIISVVAAPPALQQLSAAYPSLNIYTATIDETVNEKGFIVPGLGDAGDRAFGT, from the coding sequence ATGACCCTGCAACTCCGAGTTTACGTTCCTCCCCATCCCTTAATCAAACATTGGCTGGCAGTTGCCCGGGATGCTGCCACGCCGGTGGCGTTATTTCGCACGGCGATGACGGAGTTGGGACGCTGGCTGACTTACGAGGCGACGAGAGAGTGGCTGCCTACAGTGGATGTGATGGTGGAAACGCCTCTGGCGCCTTGCCCAGGAACGATGGTGAACCCAGAAGTGCCGGTGGTGGTGGTGCCGATCCTGCGAGCGGGGTTGGCGCTGTTGGATGGAGCCCAGGGGGTGTTACCGTTGGCGTCGGTCTATCATATAGGGATGGTGCGGGATGAGGAAACTCTGGAAGCGAAATGTTATTTAAACAAGTTTCCCGATCGGTTCGCGCCCGAAACCCGAGTGGTGGTGACAGAGCCAATGCTAGCAACGGGGGGAACCATTATGGCGACGATGGCGGAGCTGACAGGGCGGGGGATAGAACCGGAATTGGTGCGCATTATCTCAGTAGTAGCGGCCCCACCAGCGTTGCAGCAACTGAGCGCTGCATATCCCAGTTTAAACATTTACACCGCTACCATAGATGAGACGGTAAATGAAAAGGGCTTTATCGTGCCCGGTTTGGGAGATGCGGGCGATCGGGCGTTTGGCACCTGA
- a CDS encoding YggT family protein, producing the protein MNPANPAIELLTSTLGTFLQIYFVLLIVRILLSWFPQVNWFDPPFSILSQLTDPYLNIFRSFIPPVGGIDFSSLLALLLIQVAMGLF; encoded by the coding sequence ATGAATCCAGCCAATCCCGCCATAGAATTACTTACCAGTACCCTAGGGACATTTCTGCAAATCTATTTCGTTTTACTGATAGTCCGGATTTTGCTGAGCTGGTTTCCCCAGGTCAACTGGTTTGACCCCCCATTTTCCATCCTCAGCCAACTAACTGACCCCTATCTCAATATCTTTCGCTCTTTTATTCCGCCCGTAGGGGGAATTGACTTTTCCTCGCTTTTGGCACTGCTGCTGATTCAAGTGGCGATGGGACTGTTTTAA